A window of the Lagopus muta isolate bLagMut1 chromosome 1, bLagMut1 primary, whole genome shotgun sequence genome harbors these coding sequences:
- the STOML3 gene encoding stomatin-like protein 3 isoform X1, which yields MDPTEETPKKNNIEHLIADRREGIGVCGWILVSISFLLVLITFPISIWACIKVVREYERAVVFRLGRILSKKAKGPGLILILPCTDTFIKVDLRTVACNIPPQEILTKDAVTIQVDGVVYYRIHSAVCAVANVNNVHSATFLLAQTTLRNVLGTQTLAQLLAGREEIAHKQWGIKLARVEIKDVRIPVAMQRVMAAEAETTRQARAKVVAAEGEMNASKALKQASMVLAESPAGLQLRYLRTLTTVAAENNSTIVFPLPINLLDGFGWKNRGG from the exons ATGGATCCCACAGAAGAGACacccaagaaaaacaacatagaACATCTAATTG CTGACAGGCGGGAAGGAATTGGTGTCTGTGGATGGATCCTGGTTTCCATATCTTTCCTGTTGGTGCTCATAACCTTTCCTATTTCCATCTGGGCGTGTATCAAG GTTGTCAGAGAATACGAACGTGCTGTTGTATTTCGTCTGGGACGTATACTGTCTAAGAAAGCCAAGGGACCAG gtttGATTCTCATACTTCCATGTACAGATACGTTTATCAAGGTTGACCTTAGAACTGTTGCGTGTAACATTCCTCCACAAGAG ATTCTGACAAAAGATGCTGTTACTATTCAGGTGGACGGGGTGGTGTACTACAGGATCCACAGTGCAGTCTGTGCCGTTGCCAATGTCAATAATGTACATTCAGCCACCTTCCTATTGGCACAGACAACCCTGAGAAATGTGCTGGGTACACAGACCTTGGCTCAGCTCCTGGCTGGTCGAGAAGAGATTGCACACA AGCAGTGGGGAATCAAACTGGCTCGTGTGGAGATTAAAGATGTCAGGATTCCTGTGGCCATGCAGAGGGTGATGGCAGCCGAAGCAGAGACTACACGACAAGCAAGAGCTAAG GttgtggcagcagagggagagaTGAATGCTTCTAAAGCCCTCAAGCAGGCCTCCATGGTGCTGGCCGAGTCTCCAGCAGGTCTTCAGCTGCGCTACCTGCGAACGTTGACAACTGTGGCAGCAGAGAATAATTCCACTATTGTCTTCCCTCTGCCAATTAATTTGCTTGATGGTTTTGGGTGGAAAAATAGAGGGGGATAG
- the STOML3 gene encoding stomatin-like protein 3 isoform X2, translated as MDPTEETPKKNNIEHLIADRREGIGVCGWILVSISFLLVLITFPISIWACIKVVREYERAVVFRLGRILSKKAKGPGLILILPCTDTFIKVDLRTVACNIPPQEILTKDAVTIQVDGVVYYRIHSAVCAVANVNNVHSATFLLAQTTLRNVLGTQTLAQLLAGREEIAHSIQAILDNATEQWGIKLARVEIKDVRIPVAMQRVMAAEAETTRQARAKVVAAEGEMNASKALKQASMVLAESPAGLQLRYLRTLTTVAAENNSTIVFPLPINLLDGFGWKNRGG; from the exons ATGGATCCCACAGAAGAGACacccaagaaaaacaacatagaACATCTAATTG CTGACAGGCGGGAAGGAATTGGTGTCTGTGGATGGATCCTGGTTTCCATATCTTTCCTGTTGGTGCTCATAACCTTTCCTATTTCCATCTGGGCGTGTATCAAG GTTGTCAGAGAATACGAACGTGCTGTTGTATTTCGTCTGGGACGTATACTGTCTAAGAAAGCCAAGGGACCAG gtttGATTCTCATACTTCCATGTACAGATACGTTTATCAAGGTTGACCTTAGAACTGTTGCGTGTAACATTCCTCCACAAGAG ATTCTGACAAAAGATGCTGTTACTATTCAGGTGGACGGGGTGGTGTACTACAGGATCCACAGTGCAGTCTGTGCCGTTGCCAATGTCAATAATGTACATTCAGCCACCTTCCTATTGGCACAGACAACCCTGAGAAATGTGCTGGGTACACAGACCTTGGCTCAGCTCCTGGCTGGTCGAGAAGAGATTGCACACAGTATCCAG GCCATCCTTGACAATGCCACAGAGCAGTGGGGAATCAAACTGGCTCGTGTGGAGATTAAAGATGTCAGGATTCCTGTGGCCATGCAGAGGGTGATGGCAGCCGAAGCAGAGACTACACGACAAGCAAGAGCTAAG GttgtggcagcagagggagagaTGAATGCTTCTAAAGCCCTCAAGCAGGCCTCCATGGTGCTGGCCGAGTCTCCAGCAGGTCTTCAGCTGCGCTACCTGCGAACGTTGACAACTGTGGCAGCAGAGAATAATTCCACTATTGTCTTCCCTCTGCCAATTAATTTGCTTGATGGTTTTGGGTGGAAAAATAGAGGGGGATAG